Below is a genomic region from Ferribacterium limneticum.
CTTCGGCGGGATGATCGCCGCCACCTTCATCGCTACCATTTTCGTCCCGCTGTTCTTCAAGTGGGTGGAACACGGCAAGCAGCAAAAGCCGACCACCCCGAAGGAGGAAAACTAAGATGCATTCCCTGCCCCCGAAACATTTCAAATTTGGCCCAATTTTCGGGTTGACCGTGGCAATCGCCCTGAGCGGCTGCGCCATCGGCCCGAACTACTTCCGCCCGGCTTCGACCCTGCCGGAAGCGGCGCCGGCCGTCGCCACGGCTGAAGCTCCGGTCAACCCGACGTGGTGGACGCTGTTTGGCGACGCCGACCTCAACGCGCTGGTCGACCAGACACTGGCCGCCAACCAGGATCTGCAAGCCGCCATCGCCCGCCTCGAAGCGGCCGAAGCGGCGGCCCGCGAAGCCGGTGCCGACTACTTGCCGCGCATCGGTCTGGAAGCCAGCACCGGACGTAGCAAGAGCAGTGGCGAAACCTACAATGGCCGGAAACAGGGCAGCGCCACCTACGACAACAATCGGGTTGCCGCGACGCTGAGCTACGAGCTCGACCTCTGGGGCCGCATCCGGCGCAGCAACGAAGCGGCGCGGGCCGAAGCGCTGGCCAGCCGTTTCGGCCGCGACAGCCTGCGCCTGACGCTGGTCGGCCAGGTTGCCAACGAGTACCTCAACCTGCGCAGCCTCGACGGCCAGATCGAAGTCACGGCCCAGACGCTCGAATCTCGCAAGCAGGCCCTCAAGATCGTCCAGGCCCGGCTCGATGCCGGCAGCGCCTCGGGCCTCGAACTGGCCCAGGCCGAAAGCGCCCTGAGCGGCGCCCAGGCCCAGTGGAGCCAGTTGCAACGCCAGCGCGCCCTGTCCGAAAGCCAGAT
It encodes:
- a CDS encoding efflux transporter outer membrane subunit, whose product is MHSLPPKHFKFGPIFGLTVAIALSGCAIGPNYFRPASTLPEAAPAVATAEAPVNPTWWTLFGDADLNALVDQTLAANQDLQAAIARLEAAEAAAREAGADYLPRIGLEASTGRSKSSGETYNGRKQGSATYDNNRVAATLSYELDLWGRIRRSNEAARAEALASRFGRDSLRLTLVGQVANEYLNLRSLDGQIEVTAQTLESRKQALKIVQARLDAGSASGLELAQAESALSGAQAQWSQLQRQRALSESQIGLLSGQPGLKIGATGLDKLPLPPTPPAGLPSALLEARPDIRQAEEKLVAANARIGVAKAAYYPTISLTGLFGSESMALSNLFTSGAGIWSAALGLAMPVFDAGRTGARVDQATAVQKESLANYRKTVQTAFKEVNDAIVGLREYSEEEAAYSAQVGSSQKALDLAQKRYESGYSGYMDLLDAQRTLNGAQLQYLASRKSRLGAAVDLFKALGGGWVAG